The following are from one region of the Thermodesulfobacteriota bacterium genome:
- a CDS encoding PilZ domain-containing protein, translating into MSETAEGQAGAPNRRAHPRSPIVVCEARCISGIEVFFGYALDVSRGGMFISTTKQRSPGEVYEIRFRVPGVDRAFECRARVVWTRRYRPGSSQPPGFGLQFLDLPEEDARTVDAWVRSVEPG; encoded by the coding sequence ATGAGCGAAACGGCCGAGGGCCAGGCAGGCGCCCCCAACCGGAGGGCCCACCCGCGCAGCCCCATCGTCGTGTGCGAGGCCCGCTGTATCAGCGGGATCGAGGTCTTCTTCGGCTACGCCCTCGACGTGAGCCGGGGCGGGATGTTCATCTCCACCACCAAGCAGCGCTCGCCGGGGGAAGTGTACGAGATCCGCTTCCGGGTTCCCGGTGTCGACCGGGCCTTCGAGTGCCGGGCGCGGGTGGTGTGGACGCGCCGCTACCGGCCCGGTTCCTCCCAACCCCCGGGGTTCGGCCTCCAGTTCCTCGATCTGCCCGAGGAGGACGCCCGGACAGTCGATGCGTGGGTCCGGTCGGTAGAGCCCGGCTGA
- a CDS encoding NAD-binding protein produces the protein MSGRQTMKFLASQLATLLSQGQARRNAKVLVRYVLILLGTITAFATAFRLIMRHAEGQEHSWVTGFYWTLTVMTTLGFGDITFHSDIGRLFSIAVLLTGVVLLLIVLPFVFIRFFYAPWLEARTRLQAPRSVPAGTRDHVILCQHDSLATALMARLRSLGVPHYVLELDPVRGAQMELDGIPVVVGGVEERVTYEAVRADRARMVIANCRDTVNTNITLTIRDFAPEVPIAAVAEHDQSVDLLELSGSTHVLPLKRRLGEHLANRINAGHLHGHVIGRLDELLIAEFPVHNTPMAGRTIREARLRDAFGLNVVAVWERGRMVPATPETRLGDGSVPVVMGTAEQMDALDAYLVIYNTNFNPVLVIGGGKVGCATTRALRSRGVPVHLIERDESVGARLEGVADRLFLGDAADRDLLMQAGLAEAPSVLLTTNDDAMNIYLAVYCRRLNPSLRIVSRITHERNIEAIHRAGADFVLSYASLGAEAVLALLQGREAVILGEGFDLFYLPVPRSLEGSTVAESEIRRRSGLNLLAVRLPDHHTVLATAATELVPGSELVLLGSEEQRRAFSQAFS, from the coding sequence GTGTCGGGCCGCCAGACCATGAAGTTCCTCGCCAGCCAGCTCGCTACCCTCCTCTCCCAGGGCCAGGCACGGCGAAATGCCAAGGTCCTGGTGCGCTATGTCTTGATCCTTCTGGGCACCATCACGGCCTTCGCCACGGCTTTTCGCCTGATCATGCGTCACGCCGAAGGGCAGGAGCACTCCTGGGTCACCGGGTTCTACTGGACTCTCACCGTGATGACGACCCTGGGCTTCGGCGACATCACCTTCCACAGCGACATCGGGCGGCTCTTCAGCATCGCCGTGCTCCTCACCGGGGTCGTGCTCCTCCTCATCGTGCTTCCCTTCGTCTTCATCCGGTTCTTCTATGCGCCCTGGCTCGAAGCGCGCACCCGCCTCCAGGCCCCCCGGAGCGTACCCGCCGGCACACGGGACCACGTGATCCTGTGCCAGCACGACAGCCTCGCCACGGCCCTCATGGCGCGCCTGCGCAGTCTCGGTGTCCCCCACTACGTGCTCGAGCTCGATCCGGTGCGGGGCGCCCAGATGGAGCTCGACGGCATTCCCGTGGTGGTGGGGGGCGTCGAGGAGCGCGTGACCTACGAGGCGGTCCGGGCCGACCGGGCCCGGATGGTCATTGCCAACTGCCGCGACACCGTGAATACCAACATCACCCTCACCATCCGGGACTTCGCTCCCGAGGTGCCCATCGCCGCGGTGGCGGAGCACGACCAGTCCGTGGACCTCCTGGAGCTGAGCGGGAGCACCCACGTGCTCCCCTTGAAACGCCGCCTGGGGGAGCACCTGGCCAACCGGATCAACGCCGGCCACCTCCACGGCCACGTCATCGGCCGGCTCGACGAGCTTCTGATTGCCGAGTTCCCGGTGCACAACACGCCCATGGCGGGGCGCACCATCCGGGAGGCGCGCCTTCGCGACGCCTTCGGCCTCAACGTGGTAGCGGTGTGGGAGCGGGGGCGCATGGTGCCCGCGACCCCCGAGACCCGCCTGGGAGACGGCAGCGTACCCGTGGTGATGGGCACAGCCGAGCAGATGGACGCCCTGGACGCGTACCTCGTGATCTACAATACCAACTTCAACCCGGTCCTGGTGATCGGGGGCGGCAAGGTGGGGTGCGCCACCACACGGGCGCTGCGCAGCCGTGGGGTGCCGGTACACCTCATCGAGCGGGACGAGTCCGTGGGAGCCCGCCTCGAGGGGGTGGCGGACCGGCTCTTCCTGGGGGACGCCGCCGACCGCGACCTCCTGATGCAGGCGGGGCTGGCCGAGGCCCCCTCGGTGCTCCTGACTACGAACGACGATGCCATGAACATCTACCTGGCGGTGTACTGCCGGCGGCTCAACCCGAGCCTGCGCATCGTCAGCCGCATCACCCACGAGCGCAACATCGAGGCCATCCACCGGGCCGGCGCGGACTTCGTGCTGAGCTACGCCTCCCTGGGCGCCGAAGCGGTGCTCGCCCTCCTCCAGGGGCGCGAGGCGGTCATCCTGGGGGAGGGCTTCGACCTCTTCTATCTACCGGTGCCCCGCAGCCTGGAGGGGAGCACGGTGGCCGAGAGCGAGATCCGCCGCCGCAGCGGCCTGAATCTCCTCGCCGTGCGCCTCCCCGACCACCACACCGTGCTCGCGACCGCCGCCACCGAGCTCGTGCCCGGCAGCGAGCTCGTCCTCCTGGGGAGCGAGGAGCAGCGCCGCGCCTTCTCCCAGGCGTTTTCCTGA